One region of Chloroflexota bacterium genomic DNA includes:
- the secD gene encoding protein translocase subunit SecD: MRERNYGMLVGIIFLALVAGWIALPDNPGLRIGPIQKEIKVHEGLDLQGGLQVLLQADGVECGSVSSDAMESAKAIVENRVNALGVVEPVIQRQGACRIVVELPGLTNPDEAIRTFGNTGLLEFIDAGDTSLAAGQIVQTTGPSTVVLPGQPIPTPAPAVTTTAGVTATAPLTATVYRTVMTGRELRTASVQFGQTINQPYIDFSLSDDGGKIFGDYTTKNVNKYLAITIDKRVISSPIIKSAITEGKGIIEGQFTLDEAQRLVVQLKYGALPVALKVVESRAVGPTLGRDSVNKSITAGVIGLAIVALFMLLYYRLPGFLADLALIVYALVVFAIYKVGVPGLFPYVTLTLPGIAGFILSVGMAVDANVLIFERMKEELRSGRSLELAIEAGFQRAWTSIRDSNVSTLITCAILFWFGASFGASIVAGFALTLAIGVLISLFTAITVTRTFLRLTMDMNVTENHWWFGV; encoded by the coding sequence ATGCGCGAACGTAACTATGGAATGCTCGTTGGGATCATTTTCCTCGCGCTAGTCGCCGGGTGGATTGCGTTACCGGACAATCCCGGCTTGCGCATCGGTCCCATTCAAAAAGAAATCAAAGTCCACGAAGGGCTGGACTTGCAAGGTGGTTTGCAAGTGCTCTTGCAAGCCGACGGGGTCGAATGTGGTAGCGTGAGCAGTGATGCGATGGAATCCGCCAAGGCGATTGTCGAAAACCGCGTCAACGCGCTCGGCGTCGTCGAACCGGTAATTCAACGGCAAGGCGCGTGCCGCATCGTCGTCGAACTTCCCGGCTTGACGAATCCGGACGAAGCGATTCGCACGTTCGGCAATACCGGCTTGCTCGAATTCATTGATGCGGGCGATACGTCTTTGGCAGCCGGTCAGATCGTTCAAACGACCGGTCCGTCTACGGTGGTACTGCCGGGTCAACCCATCCCGACGCCGGCGCCGGCAGTGACCACGACGGCGGGCGTCACGGCGACCGCGCCGTTGACCGCCACCGTGTATCGCACTGTGATGACCGGGCGCGAACTGCGGACGGCGAGCGTGCAATTCGGGCAAACGATTAACCAACCGTACATTGATTTTTCGCTGTCTGACGACGGCGGAAAAATCTTTGGCGATTACACGACCAAGAACGTCAACAAATATCTCGCGATTACGATTGACAAGCGCGTGATTTCCTCGCCGATTATCAAGAGCGCGATCACCGAAGGCAAGGGCATCATCGAAGGGCAGTTCACGTTGGACGAAGCGCAACGACTCGTCGTTCAACTCAAGTACGGCGCGTTGCCGGTCGCGCTCAAAGTCGTCGAGTCGCGCGCGGTCGGTCCGACCCTGGGTCGCGATTCGGTGAACAAGAGTATCACTGCCGGCGTCATCGGCTTGGCGATTGTCGCGCTGTTCATGTTGCTGTACTATCGTCTGCCCGGTTTTCTCGCCGATCTCGCGCTGATCGTCTACGCGTTGGTCGTCTTTGCGATCTACAAGGTCGGTGTGCCAGGTCTGTTCCCGTATGTGACGCTCACCTTGCCGGGCATTGCCGGGTTTATCTTGTCCGTCGGCATGGCGGTGGACGCGAACGTGCTGATCTTTGAACGCATGAAGGAAGAACTGCGTTCGGGGCGCTCGCTCGAACTGGCTATCGAAGCCGGCTTTCAACGCGCGTGGACTTCGATTCGCGATTCGAATGTCTCGACGCTCATCACGTGCGCAATTCTATTCTGGTTCGGCGCGAGTTTCGGCGCAAGCATCGTCGCCGGTTTCGCGCTGACGCTCGCGATTGGCGTGCTCATCAGTCTGTTTACGGCGATCACGGTCACGCGCACCTTCCTGCGCCTGACGATGGACATGAACGTCACCGAGAATCACTGGTGGTTCGGCGTATAG
- a CDS encoding GNAT family N-acetyltransferase: MPPQIHARPARPEDKAPILAFCQNTFSWGDYISEAWDAWLADTTSCLIVGEADAQPVGILHVKPIEGGVMWMEGMRVHPEFRRQGVALTMDRVGCAWAREHGGRLARLATSRKNTVAQHAIEFLGYHVIARFNEWNADALPGECAHIAAASDANLLLMAWRDFAPRVAGNVLLPNRDWRWTYLTRARVQAALDAYQVRAVKSGWMFLHDEQGDDWRALIVHAFIGDAHALRQLALAARAEADHRDYRRVEIIVADHPLLNGVLQDAGYLCETGMLIYEKIL, translated from the coding sequence GTGCCGCCGCAAATTCACGCGCGCCCTGCGCGCCCGGAGGACAAAGCTCCCATCCTCGCGTTTTGCCAAAACACGTTTTCGTGGGGTGATTACATTTCGGAAGCGTGGGACGCTTGGCTTGCCGATACGACGAGCTGTCTCATCGTCGGCGAAGCGGATGCCCAGCCCGTGGGCATTCTGCATGTCAAGCCCATCGAAGGCGGCGTCATGTGGATGGAAGGGATGCGCGTGCATCCAGAGTTTCGTCGTCAAGGCGTGGCGTTGACGATGGATCGCGTGGGATGCGCGTGGGCGCGCGAACATGGTGGTCGCCTCGCGCGTCTGGCGACGAGCCGCAAGAATACCGTCGCGCAACACGCGATCGAGTTCCTGGGTTATCACGTCATCGCGCGATTCAACGAATGGAACGCCGACGCGTTGCCCGGCGAATGCGCGCACATTGCCGCCGCCTCCGATGCGAACTTGCTCTTGATGGCGTGGCGCGATTTTGCGCCGCGCGTCGCGGGGAATGTCCTCTTGCCCAATCGCGATTGGCGTTGGACGTACCTCACGCGCGCGCGTGTCCAAGCCGCGTTGGACGCGTACCAAGTGCGCGCGGTCAAATCGGGTTGGATGTTCTTGCACGACGAACAGGGCGATGATTGGCGCGCGCTGATCGTCCACGCGTTCATTGGCGACGCGCACGCGTTGCGCCAACTCGCGCTTGCTGCGCGCGCCGAAGCGGATCATCGCGATTACCGGCGCGTCGAAATCATCGTCGCCGACCATCCACTTTTGAACGGCGTACTCCAAGACGCCGGTTATCTTTGTGAAACTGGCATGCTGATCTACGAGAAAATTTTGTGA
- a CDS encoding CCA tRNA nucleotidyltransferase, which translates to MNILDQVISFLGDQNIEAYLVGGLVRDQLLDRPLRDIDLALDGDAIELARQFADARGGAFYLMDEEHNVARVILEDTHIDFAQLRGDLRQDLATRDFTINAMARELGSNDLRDPFHGQKHLQLRQICAVTDEVFANDPVRLLRAIRLAGELGFEIGAHTDKLMRRDAHLLAFAPMERARDELFKILALDHHVASLRLADQCGVLGALLPELAALKGVTQSAPHVYDAFEHTLRVADELELVQTRGYTEVANGEFAAELQTHSAQIVSSDRSRAQLVRLGALLHDVGKAVTRSVGESGAIHFYAHESLGAELSATIARRLRLSNAEVEIVTRVVAQHLRPTWLEREGRVSNRAAHRFFRDAADAGVDVCILALADRRGTYAPNAYGDADVLTRAICTRLLDAYFRAHETVIAPPPLLDGRSLMNELRLEPGKHIGELLDAIREAQAAGEVNTREEAFAFARTQVNK; encoded by the coding sequence ATGAACATCCTGGATCAAGTCATTTCGTTCCTCGGCGATCAAAACATCGAGGCGTACCTCGTCGGCGGATTGGTGCGCGATCAACTCCTCGACCGTCCTTTGCGCGATATTGATCTCGCGCTCGACGGCGACGCGATCGAGTTGGCGCGCCAATTCGCCGATGCGCGTGGCGGCGCGTTCTATTTGATGGACGAAGAACACAACGTCGCGCGCGTGATCCTCGAAGACACGCACATTGATTTCGCACAACTGCGCGGCGATCTGCGCCAAGACTTGGCGACGCGCGATTTCACGATCAACGCGATGGCGCGGGAGTTGGGTAGCAACGACCTGCGCGATCCGTTCCACGGGCAAAAGCATTTGCAACTGCGCCAGATTTGCGCGGTGACTGACGAGGTGTTCGCGAACGACCCGGTGCGTCTCTTGCGCGCGATTCGTCTTGCGGGCGAACTCGGTTTCGAGATCGGCGCGCATACAGACAAGTTGATGCGCCGCGACGCGCACTTGCTCGCGTTCGCGCCGATGGAACGCGCGCGCGACGAACTGTTCAAGATTCTCGCGCTGGACCATCACGTCGCGTCGTTGCGCCTCGCCGATCAATGCGGCGTGCTCGGCGCGCTGCTGCCCGAACTCGCCGCGCTCAAAGGCGTCACCCAGTCCGCGCCGCACGTCTACGATGCGTTCGAGCACACGTTGCGCGTCGCGGACGAACTGGAACTTGTACAGACGCGCGGTTATACCGAAGTGGCGAACGGCGAATTTGCCGCCGAGTTGCAAACGCATTCTGCTCAGATCGTTTCGTCCGATCGCTCACGCGCTCAACTAGTACGCCTCGGCGCGCTGTTGCACGATGTCGGCAAAGCCGTGACGCGTTCCGTCGGCGAATCGGGCGCGATTCACTTTTACGCGCACGAAAGTCTAGGCGCAGAGTTGAGCGCGACGATCGCGCGACGATTGCGCTTGAGCAACGCGGAAGTCGAAATCGTGACGCGTGTCGTCGCGCAACATCTACGTCCGACGTGGTTGGAACGCGAGGGACGCGTTTCGAATCGCGCGGCGCACCGCTTTTTCCGCGATGCCGCGGATGCGGGTGTGGACGTGTGCATTCTCGCGTTGGCGGACCGGCGCGGGACGTATGCGCCGAACGCGTATGGCGACGCCGATGTCTTGACGCGCGCGATTTGCACGCGCTTGCTCGACGCGTATTTTCGCGCGCACGAAACCGTGATCGCGCCGCCGCCGTTGCTCGACGGACGCTCGTTGATGAACGAACTGCGCCTCGAGCCCGGCAAACACATTGGCGAACTGCTCGACGCGATTCGCGAAGCGCAAGCGGCGGGCGAAGTGAACACGCGCGAAGAGGCGTTCGCGTTCGCGCGTACTCAAGTAAACAAGTAG
- the sucD gene encoding succinate--CoA ligase subunit alpha: MSILIDKKTKLVVQGITGREGEFHARQMMEYGTNVVAGMTPGRGGETALGKVPVFDTVAQAVEKTGANTSVIYVPARGAADAILEAADAGIKLVVCITEGVPVVDMLRVARRLPETGALLIGPNCPGLITPGKAKVGIIPGNICRPGPVGIIARSGTLTYEVIHALTQRKIGQSTCVGMGGDPVHGLGFIETLEMFERDPQTKAIVLIGEIGGTDEEKAAAYIKKCVTKPVVAFVAGQTAPPGKRMGHAGAIIEGGTGTAAEKIAAFKRAGVPVARFPGEVADLVAQKLAAKKSTPKQRASK; encoded by the coding sequence GTGAGCATTCTCATTGACAAGAAAACCAAGTTGGTCGTGCAAGGCATCACTGGGCGCGAGGGCGAATTCCACGCGCGCCAGATGATGGAGTACGGCACGAACGTGGTCGCCGGCATGACCCCAGGTCGCGGCGGCGAAACGGCGCTGGGCAAGGTGCCGGTATTCGATACGGTCGCGCAAGCCGTCGAAAAAACAGGCGCGAACACGTCGGTTATTTACGTGCCCGCACGCGGCGCGGCGGACGCGATTCTCGAAGCGGCAGATGCCGGCATCAAGTTGGTCGTGTGCATCACCGAAGGCGTGCCGGTCGTGGATATGCTGCGCGTCGCGCGACGATTGCCGGAAACCGGCGCGTTGTTGATCGGACCGAATTGCCCAGGTCTGATCACGCCGGGCAAAGCCAAGGTCGGAATTATTCCGGGGAACATTTGCCGACCCGGTCCCGTCGGCATCATCGCGCGCAGCGGCACGCTGACATACGAAGTGATTCACGCGCTCACGCAACGCAAGATCGGTCAGTCCACGTGCGTCGGGATGGGCGGCGATCCGGTGCACGGGTTGGGTTTCATCGAAACGCTCGAAATGTTCGAGCGCGATCCGCAAACGAAGGCGATTGTGTTGATCGGCGAAATTGGCGGCACGGACGAAGAAAAAGCCGCGGCGTACATCAAAAAGTGCGTGACCAAACCGGTCGTCGCGTTCGTCGCGGGGCAGACCGCGCCGCCGGGCAAACGCATGGGTCACGCCGGCGCGATCATCGAAGGCGGCACCGGAACGGCGGCGGAAAAAATCGCGGCGTTCAAACGCGCGGGTGTACCCGTCGCGCGTTTTCCCGGCGAAGTAGCCGACCTCGTCGCGCAAAAACTCGCGGCGAAAAAATCCACGCCCAAGCAAAGAGCGAGTAAATAA
- a CDS encoding serine/threonine-protein phosphatase, with the protein MELQVAVAKVSKWAVRESGDTLEMIERPHGGISFVLVDGQHTGHGAKQISNLVARKAISLLAEGVRDGAAARAAHDYLYTQYDGKVSAELHIVSIDLVSKTIVISRNSHCPALVSDGGAVHLLDEPSQAIGVHRRMKPVIAELPLAARMTVVVFTDGVLDAGIRYGQKFDIAAFVKSQLCDETIGAPELADAILARANELDRGRANDDTSVLVVRVVPRTDTSDARRLTLRFPIE; encoded by the coding sequence ATGGAACTCCAAGTAGCCGTTGCCAAAGTGTCCAAATGGGCGGTGCGCGAATCCGGCGACACGCTCGAAATGATCGAGCGACCGCACGGCGGCATCTCGTTCGTGTTGGTGGATGGTCAGCACACCGGTCACGGCGCAAAGCAAATCTCGAACCTGGTCGCGCGCAAAGCGATCTCTCTGCTCGCGGAAGGCGTGCGCGACGGCGCGGCGGCGCGTGCGGCGCACGATTACTTGTACACGCAGTACGACGGCAAGGTGTCTGCCGAACTGCACATCGTCTCGATTGATTTGGTGAGCAAGACGATTGTCATTTCGCGCAACAGTCATTGTCCCGCGCTAGTCAGCGATGGCGGCGCAGTACATTTGCTCGACGAACCGTCCCAGGCGATTGGCGTGCATCGCCGGATGAAACCGGTCATCGCGGAGTTGCCGCTCGCGGCGCGGATGACGGTCGTCGTGTTCACCGATGGCGTGCTCGATGCGGGAATTCGGTACGGACAGAAATTTGACATTGCCGCGTTTGTAAAGTCGCAGTTGTGTGACGAGACTATCGGCGCGCCGGAATTGGCGGATGCGATTCTCGCGCGCGCGAACGAATTGGATCGCGGCAGAGCGAATGACGATACAAGTGTGCTCGTCGTGCGCGTGGTGCCGCGTACGGACACTAGCGACGCGCGTCGTTTGACGTTGCGGTTTCCAATCGAGTGA
- a CDS encoding response regulator, which translates to MNEGIGLAPYVVDLVIERTRDHAPALAEFAARIEPFAGELLSVWANTYRQIALTYSPGRETGSGELTEEVVRAFFTGLRYSNLREAFTALDDWARQLAQSSLLFDGALRLSAEYQRTLVPLLMRAYSPGPELQLTFEALDELFNGITLLVSTAYIETGQTRLAAGAQYRVIGQLTGGAAHSLNDVLASILGRAQLLHDRVRDDDARYELDEISHAATSGAQMMRRLQEFARAETQSQFVETDVNLLLRDASEVTRFMWRDQAEVQGLFIDVVRDFADVPPVRAQPMQLRRVFVELIINAIEALPRGGMITLRTERKANTVLVSIIDNGEGMADAVRQRIFDPFFSTKGSPHLGMGLTMAARTLTDHNGIWSIESAPGRGTTVTLTLIVAPRVTEPKAVAPEETPQVLSVLVIDNESAVRDMVGRMLSSEGHSVVTAESGSEGIAEYRRKKFDLVFTDLGMPGMSGWEVAQGIKRLNPQAIVVLMSGWAVSLDPRKAHELGVDLILQKPFDVAEVLRVIAESRAVSRAM; encoded by the coding sequence TTGAACGAAGGCATTGGACTAGCGCCGTACGTGGTTGACCTGGTGATCGAACGCACGCGCGATCATGCGCCTGCGCTTGCGGAGTTCGCCGCGCGGATCGAACCGTTCGCCGGCGAACTGCTGAGTGTGTGGGCGAACACGTACCGCCAAATCGCGCTGACCTATTCGCCGGGGCGTGAGACCGGGTCCGGCGAACTGACAGAAGAGGTCGTCCGCGCCTTTTTTACCGGCTTGCGCTATTCGAATTTGCGCGAAGCGTTCACCGCGCTCGACGACTGGGCGCGCCAACTCGCGCAATCGAGTCTGTTGTTCGACGGCGCGTTGCGTTTGAGCGCCGAGTACCAACGCACGCTCGTGCCGTTGTTGATGCGCGCGTACTCGCCCGGTCCCGAACTGCAACTCACGTTCGAGGCGCTCGACGAATTATTCAATGGCATCACGTTGCTCGTCAGTACCGCGTACATCGAAACCGGTCAAACGCGTTTGGCAGCGGGCGCGCAATATCGCGTGATCGGTCAGTTGACCGGCGGCGCGGCGCATTCGCTCAACGACGTGCTCGCGTCCATCCTGGGTCGCGCGCAATTGTTGCACGACCGCGTGCGCGACGACGACGCGCGCTACGAACTCGATGAGATTAGTCACGCGGCGACGAGCGGCGCGCAGATGATGCGGCGCTTGCAAGAATTCGCGCGCGCCGAAACACAATCCCAGTTCGTCGAGACCGACGTGAACTTGTTGTTGCGCGACGCGTCCGAGGTGACGCGCTTTATGTGGCGCGATCAAGCCGAAGTCCAGGGCTTGTTCATTGACGTCGTGCGCGATTTCGCCGACGTGCCGCCCGTGCGCGCGCAACCGATGCAACTGCGGCGCGTGTTCGTCGAACTCATCATCAACGCGATTGAAGCCCTGCCGCGCGGCGGCATGATTACGTTGCGGACGGAACGCAAAGCGAACACGGTGCTCGTTTCGATCATTGACAACGGCGAAGGTATGGCGGACGCGGTGCGGCAACGCATTTTCGATCCGTTCTTTTCGACGAAGGGTTCGCCGCATTTGGGCATGGGCTTGACGATGGCGGCGCGCACGCTCACGGATCACAACGGTATCTGGTCCATCGAGAGCGCGCCGGGACGCGGGACGACGGTCACGCTCACACTGATCGTCGCGCCGCGCGTGACGGAACCCAAAGCGGTTGCGCCCGAAGAAACTCCGCAAGTGTTGTCGGTGCTGGTGATTGACAACGAGAGCGCGGTGCGCGACATGGTGGGGCGGATGTTGTCCTCGGAAGGTCATTCGGTTGTGACGGCGGAGAGCGGTTCGGAAGGCATCGCGGAATATCGGCGCAAGAAATTCGATCTCGTGTTCACCGACCTGGGAATGCCGGGCATGTCCGGCTGGGAAGTGGCGCAGGGCATCAAGCGACTCAATCCGCAAGCGATTGTGGTGTTGATGAGCGGGTGGGCGGTGTCGCTCGATCCGCGCAAGGCGCACGAGCTGGGCGTGGATCTCATTTTGCAAAAGCCGTTCGACGTTGCCGAGGTTCTGCGCGTGATCGCGGAATCGCGCGCAGTGAGTCGCGCGATGTGA
- the secF gene encoding protein translocase subunit SecF has product MLDIVGKRYWYFALSLLVIIPGLIAMGIHWGQTGQPFRLAIDFTGGTLLELKFDKPQTFNTDDIGKTFAQFGITSDVSVQTSGTDTLIIRSKELSPEAKAKIVGALSEKLGKFTEQRAESVGPAVGTEVTQRAAVAVALAAMAILLYITWAFRRVPQPFRYGVCAIIALVHDVFVIVGAMSIAGLILGWEVDALFLTATLTVIGFSVHDTIVVFDRIRENMGRLRGIPFEEVVNHSILQTLDRSINTVLTTLFTLSAIILFGGITIRHFAVIMFIGIFSGMYSSIFNAAPLLVVWENHEIGKFLHRSEGGQNKAAA; this is encoded by the coding sequence GTGCTTGACATCGTAGGAAAGCGATATTGGTATTTTGCGCTGTCGTTGTTGGTGATTATTCCCGGCTTGATCGCCATGGGCATTCACTGGGGACAAACCGGGCAACCGTTCCGTCTGGCGATTGATTTTACCGGCGGCACGTTGTTGGAACTCAAATTCGATAAACCCCAAACCTTCAACACGGATGACATCGGCAAGACCTTCGCGCAATTTGGAATCACGAGCGACGTGTCGGTTCAAACATCGGGCACTGATACGTTGATCATTCGCTCCAAGGAACTGTCGCCCGAAGCCAAAGCCAAGATCGTCGGGGCGTTGTCCGAGAAACTGGGCAAGTTCACCGAACAGCGCGCCGAATCGGTTGGTCCGGCGGTTGGCACCGAAGTGACGCAACGCGCGGCTGTCGCAGTCGCGCTCGCCGCCATGGCGATTTTGCTGTACATCACCTGGGCATTTCGCCGCGTGCCGCAGCCGTTCCGCTACGGCGTCTGCGCGATCATCGCATTGGTGCACGATGTCTTCGTCATTGTTGGCGCCATGTCCATCGCCGGCTTGATCCTGGGTTGGGAAGTGGACGCGCTGTTTCTCACCGCGACGCTCACCGTGATCGGTTTTTCGGTGCACGATACCATCGTCGTGTTCGACCGCATTCGCGAAAACATGGGACGCTTGCGCGGCATTCCGTTCGAAGAAGTCGTCAATCACAGCATTTTGCAAACACTCGACCGCTCGATCAACACCGTGTTGACGACCTTGTTCACACTGAGCGCGATCATTCTGTTCGGCGGCATCACGATTCGCCATTTTGCCGTCATCATGTTCATCGGCATTTTTAGCGGCATGTACTCGTCCATCTTCAACGCCGCGCCCTTGCTCGTCGTGTGGGAGAACCACGAGATCGGCAAATTCCTACACCGTTCCGAGGGCGGGCAGAACAAAGCCGCCGCCTAA
- a CDS encoding LysM peptidoglycan-binding domain-containing protein, producing the protein MNNTRYLVLLTILCLLTACNAPPLFSSAPASASADDHATYVVQADDTVSQIAARHYMTIEQLIALNIELYPQLARDPSLLQPGWRLRVPTPSAVAAARATATASGHSTNLDESVAAVVAEINSVRAQRGLPLLRADLTLTRMANDRCADMVARNYFSHYDPQTGQQPLLRYLQATKYTYHTAGENIAEVKNDAFWVPPWLTVLARYSSSELAHQFVASWLSSTEHRANILNGQYRRTGVALSATGDSRRVVATQLFSD; encoded by the coding sequence ATGAATAATACGCGTTACCTTGTTTTGCTGACGATCCTATGTTTGCTCACGGCGTGCAATGCCCCGCCGCTGTTTTCGTCCGCGCCGGCATCGGCGAGCGCGGACGATCACGCGACGTACGTCGTTCAAGCGGACGATACGGTCAGTCAAATCGCGGCGCGCCATTACATGACGATCGAGCAGTTGATCGCGCTCAATATCGAACTCTATCCGCAACTCGCGCGCGATCCATCGTTGCTCCAACCGGGTTGGCGTTTGCGCGTTCCCACGCCGAGCGCGGTCGCGGCGGCGCGCGCGACTGCCACCGCGTCGGGACACTCGACGAATCTCGACGAATCGGTCGCCGCAGTGGTCGCGGAAATCAACTCAGTGCGCGCGCAACGCGGTTTGCCCCTGCTGCGCGCCGACTTGACGCTCACGCGCATGGCGAATGATCGGTGCGCGGATATGGTCGCGCGCAATTATTTCAGTCACTACGATCCGCAGACCGGGCAACAACCGTTGTTGCGTTATTTGCAAGCGACCAAGTACACGTATCACACCGCTGGCGAAAATATCGCCGAAGTTAAGAACGACGCGTTCTGGGTTCCACCCTGGCTCACGGTGCTCGCGCGTTATTCGTCGTCGGAACTCGCGCATCAATTTGTGGCGAGTTGGTTGAGTAGCACGGAACATCGCGCGAATATTCTCAACGGACAATATCGGCGCACGGGTGTTGCGCTCTCGGCGACCGGCGATTCGCGCCGCGTCGTTGCCACACAACTTTTTTCGGATTAA
- a CDS encoding CAP domain-containing protein has protein sequence MGCALTIFPLRAHASQYAIRAILGCALFVMWWSFALPRADAQSANVTADLLARINRERVARGLAPLALNASLTAAAQNHANDVVNSGKYGHVGSDGSMAADRAARAGYGAYSWGRRIGENWANYRDTATAFAMWMESAPHRGNILHPLYRELGIGVAPTTIGTFVYVLVFGAQPNVLPVFINDGAPRTTDLNVRLTLTTDEVAPAGDGANIGKPTEVQISNASNFAGASWQPFASPIKWTLAEDASTKTVYVKYRDAKGRTATSSASIAFGASNDAPAGRAPAAQIAATSTRDVTATPRATATLTRTATRAPATSTVTATATIAPTETSSPTPTDSPTETATWTPMPSPTITPFVVTATPESRAETTDANQLPDPVALGAFGIGVMLGVLALVNRLANRIL, from the coding sequence GTGGGGTGTGCCCTGACAATTTTCCCTTTGCGCGCGCACGCGTCCCAGTATGCCATACGCGCGATCCTGGGATGCGCGCTGTTCGTGATGTGGTGGTCGTTCGCGTTGCCCCGCGCCGATGCCCAATCGGCGAATGTGACTGCCGATCTGCTCGCGCGGATCAATCGCGAACGTGTGGCGCGCGGACTTGCCCCGCTCGCGCTGAACGCATCGTTGACCGCCGCCGCGCAAAATCACGCGAACGATGTCGTGAATTCCGGCAAGTACGGTCACGTTGGTTCGGACGGCTCGATGGCGGCGGATCGCGCGGCGCGCGCCGGGTACGGCGCGTACAGCTGGGGCAGACGCATTGGCGAGAACTGGGCGAACTATCGCGACACGGCGACGGCGTTCGCGATGTGGATGGAGAGCGCGCCGCATCGCGGCAACATTCTGCATCCACTCTATCGCGAGCTTGGGATCGGCGTCGCGCCGACGACGATTGGCACATTTGTTTACGTGCTCGTATTCGGCGCGCAACCGAACGTGCTGCCCGTGTTTATCAACGATGGCGCGCCGCGCACAACCGATTTGAATGTGCGTCTTACGTTGACCACTGATGAGGTCGCGCCCGCCGGCGATGGTGCGAACATCGGCAAGCCGACGGAAGTACAAATTTCCAACGCGTCGAATTTTGCCGGCGCATCCTGGCAACCATTTGCATCACCGATCAAGTGGACGCTCGCTGAGGACGCAAGTACCAAAACCGTCTACGTCAAGTATCGCGATGCGAAAGGACGCACCGCAACGTCGAGCGCCTCGATCGCGTTCGGCGCGAGCAATGATGCGCCGGCGGGTCGCGCGCCTGCCGCGCAAATCGCGGCGACGAGCACGCGCGATGTGACGGCAACGCCGCGCGCGACCGCGACACTGACGCGCACTGCCACGCGAGCGCCGGCGACTTCTACGGTCACGGCAACGGCGACCATTGCACCTACCGAGACGTCATCGCCAACGCCGACCGATAGCCCAACCGAAACGGCGACATGGACGCCGATGCCAAGCCCGACGATTACGCCGTTTGTTGTCACCGCTACACCAGAATCGCGCGCGGAGACAACCGACGCGAACCAATTGCCCGACCCAGTCGCGCTCGGCGCGTTCGGCATCGGCGTGATGCTTGGCGTGCTCGCGTTGGTCAATCGGCTTGCCAATCGGATTTTGTAG
- a CDS encoding HIT domain-containing protein, translating to MDNIDFNCIFCAIVARRAPAAMVYENDGALAFLDINPVTQGHTLVIPKKHCRNVFDIDDASGTAVMHASRVVARALRAAFHADGLTILQSNERAGGQAVFHYHAHLAPRFTGDGLMSRNETERRLQWRARAQVSRQELDAIAEQIRAQIKDD from the coding sequence GTGGACAACATTGACTTTAACTGTATCTTTTGCGCGATCGTCGCGCGGCGCGCGCCCGCCGCGATGGTGTACGAAAACGATGGCGCGCTCGCGTTTCTCGACATCAATCCGGTGACGCAAGGGCACACGCTGGTCATTCCTAAAAAACATTGCCGCAATGTGTTTGACATTGACGACGCCAGCGGTACAGCCGTGATGCACGCCTCGCGCGTCGTCGCGCGCGCGCTACGCGCCGCCTTTCATGCGGACGGCTTGACGATTCTACAGTCGAACGAACGCGCGGGCGGACAAGCGGTCTTTCACTATCACGCGCACCTCGCGCCGCGTTTCACCGGCGATGGGTTAATGTCGCGCAATGAGACCGAACGCCGTTTGCAATGGCGCGCCCGCGCACAAGTTTCGCGTCAGGAACTCGACGCGATCGCGGAACAAATTCGCGCGCAGATCAAGGACGATTGA